The Aureimonas mangrovi genome includes a region encoding these proteins:
- the gatC gene encoding Asp-tRNA(Asn)/Glu-tRNA(Gln) amidotransferase subunit GatC, which yields MSVDQNTVRRVAKLARIAVNDEDVAAMQGELNAILGFVEQLGEVDVTGVEPMTSVIPMEMKKRQDVVTDGNKADDIVANAPATEDHFFVVPKVVE from the coding sequence TTGTCCGTCGACCAGAACACCGTCCGCCGCGTCGCAAAGCTCGCGCGCATCGCCGTCAACGACGAAGACGTCGCTGCCATGCAGGGCGAACTCAACGCCATCCTGGGCTTCGTCGAGCAACTCGGGGAAGTGGACGTCACGGGCGTGGAACCGATGACCTCAGTCATCCCGATGGAGATGAAGAAGCGCCAGGACGTCGTGACCGACGGCAACAAGGCCGACGACATCGTCGCCAACGCCCCGGCCACCGAGGACCATTTCTTCGTGGTCCCGAAGGTCGTCGAATGA
- a CDS encoding GNAT family N-acetyltransferase, producing MIEGLSIAAESPLQDDVRAMVAALNAHMQPLSPPEFQFQLTVEQMAGEGVTVYVARDASGQAVGMASLKEHGEGLGEVKRMFTTPAVRGKRVGSQLLRRVETLAAERGISRLVLETGEAPGFEPAWRVYERGGYTVCGAVLDYPDSGWSRFYEKTLS from the coding sequence ATGATCGAGGGCCTTTCGATCGCGGCCGAGAGCCCGCTGCAGGACGACGTGCGCGCGATGGTCGCCGCGCTCAATGCGCATATGCAACCGCTGAGCCCGCCCGAGTTCCAGTTCCAGCTCACCGTCGAGCAGATGGCCGGGGAGGGCGTCACGGTGTACGTGGCGCGCGACGCGTCCGGCCAGGCCGTCGGCATGGCGTCGCTGAAGGAGCATGGCGAGGGCTTGGGCGAGGTCAAGCGCATGTTCACCACGCCCGCCGTGCGCGGTAAGCGCGTCGGCTCTCAGCTCCTCCGGCGCGTGGAAACTCTTGCGGCTGAACGCGGCATCTCGAGGCTCGTCCTCGAGACGGGAGAGGCGCCCGGCTTCGAGCCCGCATGGCGGGTCTACGAGCGCGGCGGCTACACCGTCTGCGGCGCCGTCCTCGACTATCCCGATTCCGGCTGGTCCCGGTTCTACGAGAAGACGCTATCATGA